The Gammaproteobacteria bacterium genome contains a region encoding:
- a CDS encoding tyrosine-type recombinase/integrase yields MARTKRSRRSYGAGEWGRNRVRVFPDPKTGLYQIEWRENGRRLTRSLKHRDWRRAKRQADEAAAGFAVHEPNGKPEAEPGPLTLGTLFDIYGDEVTPTKAERVQRRDRVATGMFLDFLGRDRRPETLSQRDWDRFIRARRAGLVGPSGNPVGNRTVEWDLTFLMAVLNWAARSKDEQGRPLLDSNPLKGLKKPREKNPTRVVLTEEEYQALLGVSEEVDWRFHVALVLAHETGHRIGAIRKLRWSDIDFEGGMVRWRAQHEKTGYEHTTPLTDEAIAVLEEAWRMSGGSGSGPLLPVPGHPSQCPGRDLALRWWYRAETLAGLEPKRGRGWHSLRRKFASDLMDQPLKVLCELGGWKNPQTVLICYQHANTGQLRKALDARRRART; encoded by the coding sequence ATGGCACGCACGAAACGAAGCCGCCGGAGCTACGGCGCCGGCGAATGGGGCCGGAACCGGGTGAGGGTGTTCCCGGATCCCAAGACCGGCCTCTACCAGATCGAGTGGCGCGAGAACGGTCGAAGGCTCACCCGGTCGCTGAAACACCGTGACTGGAGGCGCGCTAAGAGGCAGGCCGATGAGGCCGCCGCAGGCTTCGCGGTCCATGAGCCCAACGGCAAGCCCGAGGCCGAGCCCGGGCCGCTCACGCTGGGCACGCTTTTTGACATTTACGGTGACGAGGTGACGCCCACCAAGGCGGAGCGGGTCCAGCGTCGGGACAGGGTCGCGACGGGGATGTTCCTCGACTTCCTCGGGCGGGACCGAAGGCCCGAGACGCTCTCGCAGCGTGACTGGGACCGCTTCATCCGGGCGCGCCGGGCGGGCCTTGTCGGACCGAGCGGCAATCCGGTGGGCAACCGAACCGTCGAATGGGACCTAACGTTCCTGATGGCGGTGCTGAATTGGGCGGCGAGGTCGAAGGACGAGCAGGGCCGCCCGCTTCTCGACTCCAACCCGCTGAAGGGCCTCAAGAAGCCGAGGGAGAAGAACCCCACCCGGGTCGTTCTCACGGAAGAGGAATACCAGGCGCTTCTCGGAGTGTCCGAAGAGGTCGATTGGCGATTCCACGTCGCCCTCGTGCTCGCGCACGAGACCGGGCACCGCATCGGGGCCATCCGCAAGCTCAGGTGGTCTGACATCGACTTCGAAGGCGGGATGGTGAGGTGGAGGGCGCAGCACGAGAAGACGGGTTATGAACACACCACGCCGCTGACCGACGAGGCAATTGCAGTGTTGGAGGAGGCGTGGAGGATGAGCGGCGGAAGCGGAAGCGGTCCGCTGCTGCCTGTGCCGGGTCACCCCTCGCAGTGTCCCGGTCGCGACCTGGCGCTGAGATGGTGGTATCGGGCCGAGACCCTCGCGGGCCTCGAACCGAAGCGTGGCCGGGGCTGGCACTCGCTGCGGCGAAAGTTTGCCAGCGACCTGATGGACCAGCCCCTCAAGGTGCTCTGCGAGCTTGGCGGGTGGAAGAATCCGCAGACGGTGCTGATCTGCTATCAGCACGCGAACACGGGACAACTCAGGAAGGCTCTGGACGCCCGCCGGAGGGCTCGCACCTGA